In the genome of Blastopirellula marina, one region contains:
- a CDS encoding PQQ-binding-like beta-propeller repeat protein → MSSQSGPGNPTASQSTASEASAGPASRYIPPRWIWIVGTCFLLLGVVGFFGRILGNGPLADLYDALWFFRDPAICNVMALIGGFFACFIPLVWFTFASSWPAAIRFTPITLIGLAVMGFFAVFEIQGVSGEMVPRFGYRFGKAPDQRLGEFTASGANQAEDSPRSVADDPNAFAQFLGPDRNSRLSGPNLETDWASHPPKEIWRMPIGAGWSGFSALDGRIYTMEQRDNEELVTCYDMQTGKPIWGTGVETRHYTVMGYVGPRCTPLLFDGRVYALGATGVLRCLDQRTGDIVWQHDLLEMYGVTPDVEVKNIAWGRANSPLAYELEDRKIVIIPAGGPDKTQKDAMASLVAFDAVTGEKVWEGGHHQISYASPSIAQVDGKDQIISVNESTITGHDPSTGQEMWSIDWPGNSAGNATCSQVHSLGSNRFFVSKGYGQGASTFEVQAVGEGFTTKVLWDNSRVLKTKFTNVAIQDDYVFGLNDGILEKVKLEAKRPEWRERGFGHGQLLLVGDVLLVMGEEGDLALVDTASEDYHEFSRIKALSSEIAPTWNPLCLYGDLLLVRNAEEAACYKLPTKD, encoded by the coding sequence ATGAGTAGTCAGTCCGGTCCCGGAAATCCGACAGCATCCCAGTCGACGGCCAGCGAGGCGTCAGCCGGCCCTGCAAGCCGCTACATTCCCCCACGCTGGATTTGGATCGTGGGCACGTGTTTTCTGCTTTTGGGAGTGGTTGGGTTCTTTGGACGCATTCTCGGAAATGGTCCCTTGGCCGACCTGTACGACGCGCTGTGGTTCTTCCGTGATCCGGCGATCTGCAATGTGATGGCGTTGATCGGCGGTTTCTTTGCTTGTTTCATCCCCCTGGTTTGGTTCACGTTCGCCAGTAGTTGGCCGGCCGCGATTCGCTTTACCCCGATTACTTTGATCGGCCTGGCCGTGATGGGTTTCTTTGCCGTGTTCGAGATCCAGGGCGTCTCCGGCGAGATGGTTCCACGATTCGGCTATCGTTTTGGCAAAGCCCCTGATCAGCGTCTGGGCGAGTTCACCGCTTCGGGAGCCAATCAGGCGGAAGACAGTCCCCGATCCGTGGCCGACGACCCGAACGCGTTTGCCCAGTTCTTAGGCCCCGATCGAAATAGCCGTTTGTCCGGTCCGAACCTCGAGACTGATTGGGCATCTCATCCACCGAAAGAGATCTGGCGTATGCCAATCGGTGCCGGGTGGTCAGGCTTCTCGGCGCTCGATGGTCGCATCTACACGATGGAGCAGCGCGACAATGAAGAACTGGTGACCTGCTACGACATGCAAACCGGCAAGCCAATTTGGGGAACCGGCGTCGAGACGCGGCATTACACGGTGATGGGTTACGTAGGGCCTCGCTGCACTCCCCTGCTCTTCGATGGACGCGTGTACGCGTTGGGTGCCACCGGAGTACTACGCTGTCTGGACCAGCGCACCGGCGACATCGTTTGGCAGCACGACCTGCTCGAAATGTACGGCGTGACGCCGGACGTGGAAGTCAAAAATATTGCCTGGGGGCGTGCCAACAGTCCTTTGGCGTACGAGTTGGAAGATCGCAAGATTGTCATCATTCCCGCTGGTGGGCCAGATAAAACCCAAAAGGACGCCATGGCCTCGCTGGTGGCTTTCGATGCAGTAACGGGTGAGAAGGTTTGGGAAGGTGGGCATCATCAGATCAGCTACGCCTCGCCCAGCATTGCTCAGGTTGACGGCAAGGATCAGATCATCAGTGTGAACGAGTCGACGATCACTGGCCATGACCCATCCACCGGCCAAGAGATGTGGTCGATCGATTGGCCCGGCAATTCTGCCGGCAATGCCACTTGCTCGCAGGTCCACTCGCTGGGGAGCAACCGCTTCTTCGTTTCCAAGGGCTATGGACAAGGTGCCAGTACGTTTGAGGTCCAGGCGGTGGGGGAAGGTTTTACGACCAAAGTACTATGGGACAATAGCCGCGTCCTTAAGACCAAGTTCACCAACGTTGCGATTCAGGACGACTATGTCTTCGGGCTGAACGATGGCATCTTGGAGAAGGTCAAGCTAGAAGCCAAACGCCCCGAGTGGCGTGAGCGTGGATTCGGTCACGGACAGCTTCTGCTGGTGGGTGATGTGCTGCTGGTTATGGGGGAAGAAGGTGACCTCGCGTTGGTCGATACGGCCTCGGAAGACTACCACGAGTTCTCGCGTATCAAGGCACTCTCAAGCGAAATCGCGCCGACCTGGAACCCGCTGTGCCTGTACGGTGACTTGCTGCTGGTTCGCAATGCAGAGGAAGCGGCTTGCTACAAGCTTCCAACCAAAGACTAA